A genomic segment from Wolbachia endosymbiont of Ctenocephalides felis wCfeF encodes:
- a CDS encoding putative zinc protease, producing MNVPKVTKLDNGLRIITEQVRDVDSVALSIRVGVGSRAESANQNGISHFLEHMAFKGTKTRTAFEIAKAFDDIGGVFNASTGRESTSYYAKVLKKDIKTGIDILVDILMNSTFPEDELEREKGVVTQEIFQTNDSPSDVIFDKYFEAAYKDQPFGRSILGTQDTVKSFTREDLNNYINEHYFGENTIFSVAGNVEHQEVVQLTKDFLSKIHAKKLEKKQNANYTGGEYLEHRKLDQVHLLIGLPSVSRHDDRYHTFQVLDSILGSGMSSRLFQEVREKQGLVYSVYSFNSSYTDTGMLSIFAGTDSSNLDKLLKSITTELKKLSTGDLKEEEVNRVKERIKSQILMSRESVSSRAEALGYYYGNYDRYISKNELIEKTSAVTTAGVKEAAEELLSQHEKTTLAAIGEIKSLPSYDKVVSMLRA from the coding sequence ATGAATGTACCGAAGGTAACAAAATTAGATAATGGCCTGCGCATAATAACCGAGCAGGTGCGTGATGTTGACTCTGTAGCTTTAAGTATACGAGTTGGTGTTGGCAGTAGAGCTGAAAGTGCAAATCAAAATGGAATATCCCACTTTCTAGAGCACATGGCTTTTAAGGGAACAAAAACAAGAACTGCATTTGAAATTGCAAAAGCCTTTGACGACATAGGTGGAGTATTCAACGCTAGCACCGGTAGAGAAAGCACCAGTTACTACGCGAAAGTCCTCAAAAAAGACATAAAAACTGGCATTGATATATTAGTAGATATATTGATGAATTCGACGTTTCCAGAAGATGAATTGGAGCGCGAAAAAGGTGTTGTAACACAAGAGATTTTTCAAACTAACGATTCACCGAGTGACGTCATTTTCGATAAATATTTTGAAGCAGCTTATAAAGATCAACCGTTTGGTAGGTCGATTTTAGGCACACAGGATACTGTGAAATCATTTACTCGAGAAGATCTAAATAACTACATAAATGAGCATTACTTTGGCGAGAATACGATATTTTCTGTTGCAGGGAACGTTGAGCATCAAGAAGTTGTTCAGTTAACCAAAGATTTTCTCTCAAAGATTCATGCAAAAAAGCTGGAGAAAAAGCAGAATGCGAATTACACTGGTGGTGAGTACTTGGAACATCGTAAACTAGACCAGGTGCATTTGCTAATTGGTTTACCTAGTGTTTCTCGCCATGACGATAGATATCACACATTTCAGGTGCTTGATTCTATACTGGGAAGCGGAATGTCATCACGCTTATTCCAGGAAGTAAGGGAAAAGCAGGGACTGGTTTACTCTGTCTATTCATTTAATTCTAGCTACACCGATACAGGAATGCTCTCCATTTTCGCTGGCACAGATAGTAGCAACTTGGATAAGCTTTTAAAATCTATAACGACAGAGTTGAAGAAATTGTCTACGGGTGACCTGAAGGAAGAAGAGGTAAATAGGGTAAAAGAGCGAATAAAATCCCAAATTTTAATGTCACGTGAAAGCGTCAGTTCCCGTGCTGAAGCATTGGGGTACTACTATGGCAACTATGATAGGTATATCAGTAAAAATGAATTGATAGAAAAAACTAGCGCAGTTACCACTGCTGGCGTAAAAGAAGCAGCAGAGGAGCTGTTATCTCAGCATGAAAAAACCACTTTGGCTGCAATTGGAGAAATAAAATCGTTGCCAAGCTACGATAAAGTGGTTTCTATGCTTAGGGCTTAG
- a CDS encoding Superoxide dismutase [Fe] codes for MSFTLPELPYDRTALEPYISARTLDFHYDKHHRGYLNKLNELVENTDYQQAKIEELITKVHGNSDKVPIFNNAAQVWNHTFYWSSMKKNGGGKPQNDSLLAKKIQDDIGGFDKFYEGFSSHGVGQFGSGWVWLVLEKGKLKITKTSNADLPLIYGQVPLLTMDVWEHAYYLDCQNRRIDYIKVFLDHLINWDFAEENLRKNT; via the coding sequence ATGAGTTTTACTTTACCTGAATTACCGTATGATAGAACAGCTTTAGAGCCTTATATATCTGCAAGGACTTTGGATTTTCACTATGATAAGCATCATAGGGGGTATTTAAATAAACTCAATGAGCTGGTTGAGAATACTGATTATCAACAAGCAAAAATTGAGGAATTAATAACGAAAGTTCATGGTAATAGCGACAAAGTCCCTATATTTAACAACGCAGCGCAAGTTTGGAACCACACTTTTTATTGGAGTTCAATGAAAAAAAATGGTGGTGGTAAGCCTCAGAATGACAGTCTTCTGGCAAAAAAAATTCAAGATGATATCGGTGGCTTTGATAAATTTTATGAAGGATTTTCAAGTCACGGAGTAGGCCAGTTTGGCAGTGGATGGGTGTGGTTAGTGCTTGAAAAGGGAAAACTCAAAATCACCAAAACTTCCAATGCGGATTTGCCATTAATTTACGGTCAAGTGCCGCTGCTCACTATGGATGTGTGGGAGCATGCGTATTATCTGGATTGTCAAAACCGTAGAATTGACTATATAAAAGTTTTCCTTGATCATTTGATTAATTGGGATTTTGCAGAAGAGAATTTGAGAAAGAACACATAA
- a CDS encoding Fructose-1, whose amino-acid sequence MLDSVRSASKQLMRDFNELQISNIKSADFINKTYSRCKQTIYNRLHDYKQDYGFIFEDNIDQEVKDDTYTWFIMPIESRENFSSCMVYFAVSVCLIHKNKVIAVVVDAPALRETFWAEEKKGAFLEDFRSRHIKMRMKSREGGLIDVSGNLLNKLLPNNSNVRSIGSTVLGFAYLAAGRYSGIVYSGVNKYKVLLGRLFLQESAGKLKEDNGLVIAGDIKLT is encoded by the coding sequence ATGCTTGATTCTGTACGCAGTGCTTCCAAGCAGCTTATGCGTGATTTCAATGAGTTGCAAATTTCCAATATTAAGTCAGCAGACTTTATTAATAAAACTTACTCAAGATGCAAACAAACTATATACAATCGCTTACATGATTACAAACAAGACTACGGTTTTATCTTTGAAGACAATATTGATCAAGAAGTAAAGGATGACACTTATACCTGGTTCATTATGCCTATAGAGAGCAGAGAGAATTTTTCCAGTTGTATGGTTTATTTTGCAGTGTCGGTCTGTCTAATCCATAAAAACAAAGTTATAGCAGTTGTAGTTGATGCTCCAGCTCTCAGAGAAACTTTTTGGGCAGAAGAGAAAAAGGGGGCTTTTCTTGAAGACTTTAGATCTCGTCATATAAAAATGCGAATGAAAAGTCGTGAAGGAGGCTTAATAGATGTAAGTGGTAATTTATTGAATAAATTATTACCTAACAACAGCAATGTACGTTCCATCGGTTCAACAGTTTTAGGTTTTGCATACCTTGCCGCAGGAAGATACAGCGGAATAGTTTACTCTGGAGTTAACAAGTATAAAGTTTTGCTCGGTAGACTTTTTCTGCAAGAAAGCGCTGGGAAGCTGAAGGAAGATAACGGACTAGTCATTGCTGGGGATATAAAACTAACATAA
- a CDS encoding 5-aminolevulinate synthase gives MVDYEEIFLNKIKDIKEEGRYREFTHFASLPGRLPYIMDYERNREVIVWCSNNYLGMSQNESVIAAIHNSSVGAGGTRNISGTTKEVVELEKSLACLHNKEAALTFACGYLANQTTLSTLLSVIPDVVIFSDEKNHSSMIEGIKSGKRPKYIFRHNDIDHLEQLLKSVGRKTPKIIAFESVYSMDGDIAPLKEICDLADQYNAITYLDEVHAVGMYGPRGGGIAEREGLMNRVTVLQGTLSKAFGVMGGYIASSKSLVDVIRSSAPGFIFTTAMSPVLAAAAKASVEHLKSSSVEREKQKQVAEKVKNSLRNAGISFIPTETHIIPIIIGNPELSKIASKLLFDEHGIYVQHINYPTVPKGTERFRITPTPYHTDEMIRHLTESLVKVFEKLSISVACLC, from the coding sequence TTGGTAGACTACGAAGAGATATTCTTAAATAAAATCAAAGATATAAAAGAAGAAGGGCGCTATCGTGAATTCACGCATTTTGCGTCGTTGCCTGGCAGGCTTCCCTATATTATGGATTATGAAAGAAATAGAGAAGTAATCGTCTGGTGCAGTAATAACTATTTAGGAATGTCACAAAATGAGAGTGTTATTGCTGCTATTCACAACTCATCTGTTGGCGCAGGAGGAACGAGAAATATCTCCGGCACAACAAAAGAGGTTGTTGAACTTGAGAAATCCCTGGCTTGTTTGCATAACAAGGAGGCTGCTTTAACTTTTGCTTGTGGTTACCTTGCCAACCAGACTACACTTAGCACTTTATTGTCCGTTATTCCTGACGTGGTAATTTTTTCAGATGAGAAAAACCACTCTTCGATGATAGAAGGCATAAAGTCAGGAAAAAGACCTAAATATATATTCAGGCATAATGACATTGATCACTTAGAGCAGTTATTAAAGTCTGTGGGTAGAAAAACACCAAAGATAATAGCATTTGAATCCGTATATTCAATGGATGGAGATATAGCGCCGCTTAAAGAGATATGTGATCTAGCAGATCAGTACAATGCAATTACCTATTTGGACGAAGTGCACGCAGTTGGCATGTATGGTCCACGCGGTGGCGGGATTGCAGAAAGAGAAGGCCTGATGAATAGAGTGACGGTTCTTCAAGGCACATTATCAAAAGCTTTTGGAGTGATGGGTGGATATATAGCATCTTCAAAGAGCTTGGTGGATGTAATAAGAAGTTCCGCTCCAGGATTTATTTTCACCACTGCTATGTCGCCTGTTTTAGCAGCAGCAGCAAAGGCAAGCGTTGAGCATCTAAAATCAAGTAGCGTTGAAAGGGAAAAACAAAAGCAAGTTGCTGAGAAAGTAAAAAACTCACTGAGAAATGCGGGAATTAGTTTCATTCCAACAGAAACTCATATAATTCCGATAATAATTGGTAATCCAGAGTTATCTAAAATAGCATCAAAGTTATTATTCGATGAGCATGGAATATATGTTCAACATATAAATTACCCAACAGTTCCCAAGGGAACTGAGCGCTTTCGTATTACCCCTACACCTTATCATACCGACGAGATGATAAGACATTTAACAGAGTCTCTTGTAAAAGTTTTTGAGAAATTGTCTATCTCTGTGGCTTGTTTATGTTAG
- a CDS encoding Ribosome maturation factor RimM: MNDNLVCLGIITSPHGIKGAVKVKTFTEKPENISLYGELISGDESYKIDSVSVIGDNSVIATISGVNSRNEAELLRNRKLYTERNKLPKLNDENEFYQSDLINMEVRLENNKLYGYIESVHNFGSGDVLEISVISTKKNIMLSFTKEIFPHINVKERYIALNMPEFID, from the coding sequence ATGAACGACAATTTAGTATGCCTCGGAATTATTACTTCTCCTCACGGAATTAAAGGAGCTGTTAAAGTAAAAACTTTCACTGAAAAACCAGAAAATATTTCTCTATATGGCGAGCTGATAAGCGGTGATGAGAGTTATAAGATAGACTCAGTGTCTGTCATAGGTGATAATTCAGTAATAGCCACAATAAGCGGAGTAAATTCTCGTAACGAAGCAGAGCTTTTAAGAAACAGAAAATTATACACAGAAAGAAACAAGCTGCCAAAACTAAATGATGAAAACGAGTTTTATCAAAGTGACCTTATAAATATGGAAGTAAGGCTAGAGAATAATAAATTATATGGCTATATAGAATCTGTACATAATTTCGGCTCAGGAGATGTATTGGAAATTTCAGTCATCAGTACAAAAAAAAATATTATGCTGTCTTTCACTAAAGAGATATTTCCGCACATAAACGTAAAGGAAAGGTATATAGCACTCAATATGCCAGAATTCATTGATTAA
- a CDS encoding Elongation factor P, producing the protein MAERANDIRPGQVLEHNGGLFLVVSIMHTQPGKGGAYIQAEMKNIKTGAKHYERFRSDATIRRAILDEEEYVYLFTEGNIVNLMHPSNYEQIAINLDLLGEKKIYLQDNMKVKVVTYQDKIISAHVPDYVTLTVKETESVIKGQTVTSSYKPAILENGMRVNVPQFIKEEDKIVVYTPDDSYYERVKE; encoded by the coding sequence ATGGCAGAAAGAGCTAATGATATTAGGCCAGGTCAAGTGTTGGAACATAATGGCGGTTTGTTTTTGGTTGTAAGTATTATGCATACTCAGCCTGGCAAGGGTGGTGCATACATACAAGCAGAAATGAAGAATATTAAAACCGGAGCAAAACACTATGAAAGGTTCCGCTCTGATGCGACAATTAGAAGAGCAATTTTAGATGAAGAGGAATATGTTTATCTCTTTACTGAAGGAAATATTGTGAACCTTATGCACCCGAGTAATTACGAGCAAATTGCTATAAATTTGGACTTACTGGGAGAAAAAAAGATTTATTTACAGGATAATATGAAAGTCAAAGTAGTAACTTACCAGGATAAAATAATCTCCGCACATGTGCCTGATTATGTTACATTGACTGTAAAAGAAACAGAGTCTGTTATTAAAGGGCAGACTGTTACTTCCTCCTATAAACCTGCGATTTTAGAAAACGGAATGCGTGTTAACGTGCCTCAATTTATAAAAGAAGAGGACAAAATTGTAGTATATACCCCAGATGACAGCTATTACGAAAGGGTAAAAGAGTAA
- a CDS encoding Zinc transporter ZitB, producing the protein MAVAHNGEHSAAESKRLIYSIIIVAITMFMEIVGGIISNSLALLSDAGHMLTDLFALVLSWVAHRFSAKKSDLQRSYGYHRLQIIAAFVNGLTLFLIAAIIIIESIKRFIFPVNVEWQIMLMIATLGLIANIVVFFVLHSKCESNINIKSAVLHVIGDILGSVAAILASIIIMLTGWQIVDPILSVFVSVIILNSGYKILKNSCHILLEGTPEGISAEEIKSELVSKLPEVVDVHHIHAWSLSDNYFIITMHAKIKRSVQHTDILYGIKKILLDKFEIAHSTVEIEYDECADDKILKH; encoded by the coding sequence ATGGCAGTAGCACACAACGGTGAACACTCAGCAGCAGAGTCCAAACGCTTAATCTATTCCATAATAATAGTTGCGATAACAATGTTCATGGAGATAGTGGGGGGAATAATTTCAAATTCGCTTGCTCTGCTATCAGATGCAGGACATATGCTCACTGACCTCTTTGCCTTAGTCTTAAGTTGGGTAGCGCATAGGTTTTCAGCTAAGAAATCTGACCTGCAAAGATCATACGGGTACCATCGGTTGCAGATAATTGCAGCATTTGTCAATGGTTTAACCCTATTTCTCATTGCAGCAATCATCATAATTGAGTCAATAAAGAGGTTTATTTTCCCAGTCAATGTTGAGTGGCAAATAATGTTAATGATTGCCACGCTTGGGCTGATTGCTAATATTGTAGTCTTTTTTGTATTACATAGTAAGTGCGAAAGCAATATAAACATAAAAAGTGCCGTACTGCACGTTATAGGAGACATTTTAGGTTCTGTAGCTGCTATACTTGCATCCATAATTATCATGCTTACTGGATGGCAAATAGTAGATCCAATATTATCAGTATTTGTTAGCGTAATAATTCTAAACAGCGGCTATAAAATTCTCAAGAATTCCTGCCATATACTTCTTGAAGGTACACCTGAAGGTATCTCTGCTGAGGAAATAAAAAGTGAGCTTGTATCTAAGCTACCTGAAGTGGTAGATGTGCACCATATACATGCATGGTCACTGTCTGATAATTATTTCATAATAACTATGCATGCTAAAATTAAGCGAAGCGTGCAACACACTGATATTTTGTATGGAATAAAAAAAATATTGCTGGATAAATTTGAAATAGCGCACTCTACAGTTGAAATTGAATATGATGAGTGTGCGGATGATAAGATACTTAAACATTGA
- a CDS encoding Chromosome partition protein Smc, producing MPGKKESVFINSQSLNVDETVRSSVLKTIKDSKNLQEAIEQLEKEKLIWYLIGPLCKDEEVRKQINSKWEADFQKFEQSIDATHRELESSLPSQSFLAYSIKANDFNIRFESKEEPVKISDILRASSEGKVYHISLGGDNQITASKKNGNERHYDFTGSGSSKMTINWQAKDSEGRSIDSSMTIEVGSDGIQKVIDEPKFGEITDSEEVLKLVEQNKEVFINGKSLLEAFIGMGKNVINQPMQEEETFIRNPPESPQPPTPDSSGYSSLESPSIPSTDDEEELEQEEGLEDEIEKLKSEIKELEEENAHLKKENTELKSRNEKIIREGDNEISQLGKEKQALEEKVKELRTKLEKSEKELDSKNQDIRQLKQRISILEQSQEDKNARIADLKSQLKDKESQIQLTNRANKELQEGLGQSEAELNKLRAENAKLKNDLEKIILGDLEDGKEKQLTEQLKEIKKENKTLTDEVSRLVKELNQLQKEKEDLERKTQQPSGKSLAEEIAEVNEKKDEEMKQKDEQIQQIIKEKGELEEKFQMKIDRLKQQLEDRENMITHAQKELYLTKENLKQLQEENKQLKNIGVDQPPAINKKEVAEVEIQPQNIMDWPVPMPNDKPEKLKTPLEPTKVNKTSKIVQNIMDWPVPIPDDKLEEQRTPLEPTKVNTELSNPSLTSVEDPKKSRHKA from the coding sequence ATGCCAGGAAAAAAGGAGAGTGTATTTATAAATAGTCAGAGTTTAAACGTAGATGAAACAGTAAGAAGTAGTGTACTGAAGACTATTAAAGACAGCAAAAATCTTCAGGAAGCTATAGAGCAACTAGAAAAAGAAAAATTAATCTGGTACCTTATTGGTCCTTTATGCAAAGATGAAGAGGTTAGGAAACAGATAAACTCAAAGTGGGAAGCAGATTTTCAAAAATTTGAGCAATCAATAGATGCAACGCATAGAGAACTTGAATCATCTCTACCAAGTCAAAGTTTCTTAGCGTATTCAATAAAAGCTAATGATTTCAACATCAGGTTTGAAAGCAAAGAAGAGCCAGTAAAAATCAGTGATATCTTAAGAGCCAGCAGTGAGGGTAAGGTTTATCACATATCTTTAGGGGGAGATAATCAAATAACTGCAAGCAAAAAAAATGGCAATGAGAGGCACTACGATTTTACTGGCTCCGGTTCAAGTAAGATGACCATTAACTGGCAAGCTAAGGATTCTGAAGGCAGGAGCATAGATAGTAGCATGACTATAGAAGTAGGTTCTGATGGTATACAAAAAGTGATTGATGAGCCAAAGTTTGGAGAAATAACTGACTCAGAAGAAGTATTAAAGTTAGTTGAACAAAATAAAGAAGTTTTTATCAATGGAAAATCTCTGTTGGAAGCTTTTATTGGTATGGGCAAAAATGTGATCAATCAGCCAATGCAGGAAGAGGAAACATTTATACGAAATCCACCTGAGTCACCGCAACCACCTACGCCAGATAGCAGTGGGTATTCTTCTCTTGAAAGCCCGTCCATACCTTCTACTGATGATGAAGAGGAACTTGAGCAAGAAGAAGGATTAGAGGATGAAATAGAAAAGTTAAAAAGTGAAATAAAAGAATTAGAGGAAGAAAATGCGCACCTCAAGAAAGAAAATACAGAGTTGAAAAGCCGTAATGAAAAGATCATAAGAGAAGGTGATAACGAAATAAGCCAGTTAGGGAAGGAAAAGCAAGCTCTGGAGGAAAAAGTTAAAGAGCTTAGAACTAAATTGGAAAAAAGTGAGAAAGAATTAGATAGCAAGAATCAAGATATTAGGCAGTTAAAGCAACGGATAAGTATACTGGAGCAAAGTCAAGAAGATAAAAATGCTAGAATAGCAGATTTAAAATCTCAATTAAAAGATAAAGAAAGTCAAATCCAATTGACAAATAGGGCAAATAAAGAACTCCAGGAAGGATTGGGGCAAAGTGAAGCTGAGCTGAACAAGTTAAGAGCGGAAAATGCAAAGCTGAAGAATGATCTAGAGAAAATAATATTGGGAGATCTAGAAGATGGTAAAGAAAAGCAATTAACAGAACAGTTGAAGGAAATAAAAAAGGAAAACAAAACATTGACTGATGAAGTAAGTCGATTAGTCAAAGAATTAAACCAACTGCAAAAAGAAAAAGAAGATTTAGAGAGAAAAACTCAACAACCTAGTGGAAAGTCTCTTGCAGAGGAAATAGCAGAAGTAAATGAGAAAAAAGATGAGGAAATGAAGCAAAAGGACGAGCAGATACAGCAGATAATAAAAGAAAAAGGAGAATTAGAAGAAAAGTTCCAAATGAAAATAGATAGACTTAAACAACAGCTTGAGGATAGAGAAAACATGATAACACATGCACAGAAAGAATTGTACCTTACCAAAGAGAATTTAAAGCAGTTACAAGAAGAAAATAAACAACTAAAAAATATAGGAGTTGATCAACCGCCTGCAATAAATAAGAAGGAAGTTGCAGAAGTAGAAATCCAACCACAAAACATTATGGATTGGCCTGTTCCAATGCCAAACGATAAGCCGGAAAAGCTGAAAACTCCGTTAGAACCTACTAAGGTAAATAAAACTAGTAAAATAGTGCAAAATATTATGGATTGGCCTGTTCCAATTCCAGACGATAAACTTGAAGAGCAGAGAACTCCATTAGAACCAACTAAGGTGAATACAGAATTATCAAATCCAAGCCTAACTTCCGTTGAGGATCCAAAAAAATCACGGCATAAAGCTTGA